Proteins encoded within one genomic window of Microbacterium sp. zg-B185:
- a CDS encoding MaoC family dehydratase, whose amino-acid sequence MTESPHVFVTIDEVGDIAGATFGPSTWREIPQEDIDIYAQLSGDDNPIHVDAEAAAKSPFGGRIAHGMLTLSMVVPHLREIYRVSGTSTGIVYGFDKIRFPSPVPSGSRIRVRGEVADVTEISGGWQVKLALTFEVEGSAKPAVYAELILRHYR is encoded by the coding sequence CACCCCACGTGTTCGTGACGATCGACGAGGTCGGCGACATCGCCGGCGCGACGTTCGGTCCCTCGACGTGGCGGGAGATCCCGCAGGAGGACATCGACATCTACGCGCAGCTGTCGGGCGACGACAACCCGATCCACGTCGACGCGGAGGCCGCCGCCAAGTCGCCCTTCGGCGGGCGCATCGCGCACGGGATGCTCACCCTCAGCATGGTGGTCCCCCACCTGCGCGAGATCTACCGCGTCAGCGGCACCTCCACGGGCATCGTCTACGGATTCGACAAGATCCGGTTCCCGAGCCCCGTGCCTTCGGGCTCCCGCATCCGGGTGCGCGGCGAGGTCGCGGACGTGACCGAGATCAGCGGAGGCTGGCAGGTGAAACTCGCCCTGACATTCGAGGTCGAGGGATCGGCCAAGCCCGCCGTCTACGCGGAGCTCATCCTGAGGCACTACCGGTGA